A genomic segment from Alistipes senegalensis JC50 encodes:
- a CDS encoding BACON domain-containing protein has product MKKMKFLIPAFALVALTFAGCSDDGDDQPVVTKLALADPAQAALTFVATSPEAQVIALDTDASTVTVEQVLAEGEEKAEWCVVTVQSATQIKVAPASNLTTEERTAKYRISAGTVTPVEFTVTQDFPEPVDATLSVDLEAVYGSYSFTAPAAGGDVTVTTVTTNAHLWTAEFCDFMGDPITDEEELPTYCTLKKSSGVNGDALIVNFLPNTQSLMQSGALVKISAGNAEPIQIWLNQDAPLATSLTVHDMDSWAELSTNLSVNFAKDATQAAKQEFGTESEGSFLVKVVTEGTSEVVAEPWLYAERDNMGNVTLYPETVNTGAERKLDVILVGENNKELFRMKVTQAGA; this is encoded by the coding sequence ATGAAAAAGATGAAATTTCTGATTCCGGCGTTCGCTTTGGTTGCGTTGACATTCGCCGGGTGTTCCGACGACGGCGACGATCAGCCCGTCGTGACCAAACTCGCGCTGGCCGATCCGGCGCAGGCTGCGCTGACGTTCGTGGCGACCTCTCCCGAGGCGCAGGTCATTGCGCTCGACACCGATGCTTCGACGGTCACGGTCGAGCAGGTGTTGGCCGAAGGCGAGGAGAAAGCCGAGTGGTGCGTGGTGACGGTCCAGAGCGCCACTCAGATCAAGGTGGCTCCTGCAAGCAACCTGACCACCGAGGAGCGTACGGCCAAATACCGTATTTCGGCCGGAACGGTAACTCCCGTGGAGTTCACCGTGACGCAGGACTTCCCCGAGCCGGTAGATGCGACCCTGTCGGTCGATCTCGAGGCAGTCTATGGGTCTTATTCTTTTACGGCTCCTGCAGCGGGCGGGGATGTGACCGTAACTACGGTGACTACCAATGCGCACCTTTGGACCGCCGAATTTTGCGATTTTATGGGCGATCCTATTACCGATGAAGAGGAATTGCCGACTTATTGTACGCTCAAGAAGAGTTCGGGTGTTAATGGCGATGCTCTGATCGTGAATTTCCTTCCCAATACGCAGTCCTTGATGCAGAGTGGGGCTTTGGTGAAGATTTCGGCAGGTAATGCGGAGCCGATTCAGATTTGGCTCAATCAAGATGCGCCTTTGGCAACGTCGTTGACCGTTCACGATATGGACTCTTGGGCTGAACTTTCTACTAATCTTTCCGTGAACTTTGCTAAAGATGCCACGCAGGCTGCTAAGCAGGAGTTCGGAACTGAGAGCGAGGGCTCTTTCCTCGTAAAAGTGGTTACCGAAGGTACCTCGGAGGTCGTGGCAGAGCCTTGGCTTTATGCTGAGCGGGATAATATGGGGAATGTAACTCTCTATCCCGAGACTGTGAACACCGGCGCAGAACGCAAACTGGATGTAATCCTGGTGGGAGAGAATAATAAGGAGCTTTTCCGCATGAAAGTAACGCAGGCCGGGGCGTAA
- a CDS encoding zinc-dependent metalloprotease, with the protein MNMNKQLILAATAVLLACSPLHAEQMWPFSSKKKKAAKVEKTDSVKKEDKFDKAVKGARKGSGLFDYYLTKTGELLLAVTPRNLKASYLLANRISEISQNSNFVAGQMLGDPFMIRFSADTSNVYLHKVNHWERVAPNDPIEKSFRRNVQDPITRTFKIKASRNDTLLIDVTSFFVSNDKLLTPIRQSPLVPGEMSATYDAAGSKLKEVKVFEKNLEITSILNYNSEPDGYTVTVRRSILELPEEPMKVRWQDNRVGYFSSKYYTYTSSKDKLLTHEMIHRWRIEPKEGEWEKYFRGELVEPERKIVFYVDDAFPDKWREVVKLGIEDWNKAFEAAGFKNVMEARDYPDDPSFDPDDIRYNCIRYAVTDVANAMGPSYTDPRTGEILVADVIWYHNVISLVHNWRFAQTGAVDPRVRKQVFDDDVMCESLRYVAAHEVGHTLGLMHNMGASYSFPVDSLRSPSFTQKYGTTPSIMDYARNNYIAQRGDFERGVRMVPPLVGVYDIHAINWGYRIFEKTRDAEEELPLLNELLAAKRDDPMYEFGAQQIFLTLDPTDQSEDLGNDHIKAGNYGIENCKYMIANLCDWFAEENRDYKNIQSMYAAVIGQYTRYLMHVMPYLGGVEYKDLVQDGRPLRALSYIPAERQKQAMKWLVDQVLTARAWLLPQELMDKLGQPSTILDNAASGVAGKIFSPATLGSIYQGERSGQKGIYRVDTYLNDAYNTVFASAVRGGSLTVEEMNLQGAAVAALLKNSGLTGPSGTALQLGKGLADDGSALLAQLADEALPPFVCNHPECRHDHASAGEISYYRHDMKGPSLSAQVGQPLYAATLRRVLSLYKQRRGSGDARTRDFYEFQILKIESAFKNAKL; encoded by the coding sequence ATGAATATGAATAAACAACTGATTCTGGCTGCAACCGCCGTGCTCTTGGCTTGCAGCCCGTTGCACGCGGAGCAGATGTGGCCCTTCTCCAGTAAGAAAAAGAAGGCCGCGAAGGTCGAGAAGACGGACTCCGTGAAGAAAGAGGACAAATTCGACAAGGCCGTCAAGGGCGCCCGGAAAGGCAGCGGCCTGTTCGACTACTATCTGACGAAGACGGGCGAACTGCTGCTGGCCGTCACGCCCCGCAACCTCAAAGCCAGCTATCTGCTGGCCAACCGGATTTCGGAGATCAGCCAGAATTCCAATTTCGTGGCCGGGCAGATGCTGGGCGATCCGTTCATGATCCGCTTCTCGGCCGATACCTCCAACGTCTATCTCCACAAGGTCAACCACTGGGAGCGCGTGGCGCCGAACGACCCCATCGAGAAGTCGTTCCGCCGCAACGTGCAGGACCCCATCACCCGGACCTTCAAGATCAAGGCTTCGCGCAACGACACGCTGCTGATCGACGTGACCTCGTTCTTCGTGTCGAATGACAAGCTGCTCACGCCGATCCGCCAGAGCCCGCTGGTTCCGGGCGAGATGAGTGCGACGTACGATGCCGCCGGATCGAAGCTCAAGGAGGTCAAGGTCTTCGAAAAGAACCTCGAAATCACCAGCATCCTCAATTACAACTCCGAGCCGGACGGCTACACGGTGACCGTGCGGCGGTCGATTCTCGAACTGCCCGAGGAGCCGATGAAGGTTCGCTGGCAGGACAACCGCGTGGGTTATTTCAGCTCGAAATATTACACCTACACCTCGTCGAAGGACAAGCTGCTGACGCATGAGATGATCCACCGCTGGCGCATCGAGCCGAAGGAGGGCGAATGGGAGAAATACTTCCGCGGCGAACTGGTCGAGCCCGAGCGCAAAATCGTCTTCTACGTTGACGACGCTTTCCCCGACAAGTGGCGCGAGGTGGTGAAGCTGGGCATCGAGGACTGGAACAAGGCTTTCGAGGCCGCCGGTTTCAAGAACGTGATGGAGGCCCGCGACTATCCCGACGATCCGTCGTTCGATCCCGACGACATCCGCTACAACTGCATCCGCTACGCTGTTACCGACGTGGCCAACGCCATGGGCCCGAGCTACACCGATCCCCGCACGGGCGAGATTCTGGTGGCCGACGTTATCTGGTACCACAATGTCATTTCGCTGGTGCACAACTGGCGTTTCGCCCAGACGGGAGCCGTCGATCCGCGCGTGCGCAAGCAGGTCTTCGACGACGACGTGATGTGCGAGTCGCTGCGCTACGTGGCCGCTCACGAGGTGGGCCACACGCTGGGACTGATGCACAACATGGGGGCGAGCTACTCCTTCCCGGTGGATTCGCTGCGCAGTCCGTCGTTCACGCAGAAATACGGTACGACTCCTTCGATCATGGATTACGCGCGCAACAACTATATCGCCCAGCGCGGCGATTTCGAGCGCGGCGTGCGGATGGTGCCGCCCTTGGTCGGCGTCTACGACATCCACGCCATCAACTGGGGATACCGCATCTTCGAGAAGACGCGCGACGCCGAAGAGGAGCTGCCGTTGCTCAACGAGCTGCTGGCCGCCAAGCGCGACGACCCCATGTACGAGTTCGGCGCACAGCAGATTTTCCTGACGCTCGATCCCACCGACCAGTCGGAGGACCTGGGCAACGACCATATCAAGGCGGGCAATTACGGTATCGAGAACTGCAAGTACATGATCGCCAACCTCTGCGACTGGTTCGCCGAGGAGAACCGCGATTATAAGAATATCCAGTCGATGTATGCCGCCGTGATCGGCCAGTACACGCGTTATCTGATGCACGTGATGCCCTATCTGGGCGGCGTGGAGTACAAGGACCTCGTGCAGGACGGACGCCCGCTGCGCGCCCTGAGCTACATTCCCGCCGAACGGCAGAAGCAGGCTATGAAATGGCTGGTCGATCAGGTGCTTACGGCGCGTGCGTGGCTGCTGCCCCAGGAGCTGATGGACAAACTGGGCCAGCCCTCCACGATCCTCGACAACGCGGCTTCGGGTGTCGCCGGCAAGATTTTCAGCCCTGCGACCCTGGGCAGCATCTATCAGGGCGAGCGCTCGGGCCAGAAGGGGATCTATCGCGTGGACACCTATCTGAACGACGCCTACAATACGGTCTTCGCTTCGGCCGTCAGGGGCGGTTCGCTGACTGTCGAGGAGATGAATTTGCAAGGTGCCGCCGTGGCCGCGCTGCTCAAAAACAGCGGATTGACAGGCCCTTCGGGTACGGCGCTCCAACTGGGCAAGGGACTGGCCGACGACGGAAGCGCCCTGCTGGCGCAGCTGGCCGACGAGGCGCTGCCTCCGTTCGTCTGCAACCATCCCGAATGCCGCCACGACCACGCCTCGGCCGGGGAGATCTCCTACTATCGTCACGACATGAAAGGTCCGTCGCTTTCGGCGCAGGTGGGACAGCCGCTCTACGCGGCGACGCTTCGCCGGGTGCTGAGCCTCTACAAACAGCGCCGGGGTTCGGGCGACGCCCGCACGCGGGATTTCTACGAATTCCAGATCCTGAAGATCGAATCGGCGTTCAAGAATGCAAAATTATAG
- a CDS encoding PKD-like family lipoprotein yields MKKSCLFAVSALLLLLGGCYGDKGNYDYREINEIVIGARGFEGVEYKLRSGIDELKISPYITASQDPGLTGSYEYEWVVVGQVRNPGERTTIARTRDLDYAVNLPSDDYSLLLRITDPATGLMFSRSTTISVSTAYTRGWLVAAEDEEGAAVVDMVSISRDTLLQRDVVRDDTRHRNPLRIWCDNNEYTSLVHGRIYLSTGEGSFLYDRESFGTDDYTVMRNYFANPQYLTETAASDMIQIDDKFRIFLVDGYAYVYSISSVNTGYFGNPVNRYAESYDYVRIGDRIAYNLSGGSGAGSITTVMLYNDDDKRFCYLMRNDETLRNAADTESDLALFPWRTGLDYVTTVNSRFLSGQSATILHDAPAGKYWIYTYACLRSGPSKGARYEIDASVPVAEAANWCMTSQHGYMLYSVGGVLYGYDFRNGRKPVQLLDFSPAEITQIHGDIHTVAEGNSDCVYVCTYEAGTPDSGRIRKYAVADTADRIELQADENTDWTGFQRIRSLWFKEL; encoded by the coding sequence ATGAAAAAGAGCTGTTTGTTCGCGGTTTCCGCACTCCTTCTGCTGCTGGGCGGCTGCTACGGCGACAAGGGGAATTACGATTACCGCGAGATCAATGAAATCGTCATCGGGGCCCGGGGCTTCGAGGGCGTGGAATACAAATTGCGTTCGGGCATCGACGAACTGAAAATCAGCCCCTACATCACCGCGTCGCAGGACCCCGGGCTGACCGGGAGTTACGAATACGAATGGGTGGTCGTCGGTCAGGTCCGCAATCCGGGCGAGCGCACCACGATCGCCCGGACGCGCGATCTGGACTACGCCGTGAACCTGCCCAGCGACGACTATTCGCTGCTGCTGCGCATCACCGACCCCGCGACGGGACTGATGTTCAGCCGCAGCACCACGATCTCGGTCAGCACGGCCTATACGCGCGGCTGGCTGGTCGCCGCCGAGGACGAGGAGGGCGCCGCCGTCGTGGACATGGTGTCGATCAGCCGCGATACGCTGCTTCAACGCGACGTGGTCAGGGACGACACCCGCCACCGCAATCCCCTGCGCATCTGGTGCGACAACAACGAGTACACTTCGCTGGTGCACGGGCGCATCTACCTTTCGACCGGAGAGGGGAGTTTCCTCTACGACCGCGAATCTTTCGGAACGGACGACTATACCGTCATGCGCAACTACTTCGCCAATCCGCAGTACCTGACGGAGACCGCCGCTTCGGACATGATCCAGATCGACGACAAGTTCCGCATCTTTCTGGTGGACGGCTACGCGTACGTATACAGCATTTCTTCGGTCAACACGGGCTATTTCGGCAATCCGGTCAACCGTTATGCCGAGAGCTACGACTACGTGCGCATCGGCGACCGGATCGCCTACAACCTGAGCGGCGGAAGCGGCGCCGGGTCCATCACCACCGTCATGCTCTACAACGACGACGACAAGCGTTTCTGCTACCTGATGCGCAACGACGAAACCCTGCGGAACGCCGCCGACACCGAATCGGACCTCGCCCTGTTCCCCTGGCGGACGGGGCTGGATTATGTGACGACCGTCAATTCGCGCTTCCTTTCGGGGCAGTCGGCTACGATCCTGCACGACGCCCCGGCAGGGAAATACTGGATCTACACCTACGCCTGCCTGCGGTCGGGTCCCAGCAAGGGGGCGCGTTACGAGATCGACGCTTCGGTTCCCGTGGCGGAGGCCGCGAACTGGTGCATGACCTCGCAGCACGGCTATATGCTTTACTCGGTGGGCGGCGTGCTCTATGGCTACGATTTCCGCAATGGCCGGAAGCCCGTGCAGCTGCTGGATTTCTCGCCCGCGGAGATCACGCAGATCCACGGCGACATCCACACCGTGGCCGAAGGCAACAGCGATTGCGTTTATGTCTGCACCTACGAGGCGGGCACTCCGGACAGCGGCCGCATCCGCAAGTATGCGGTGGCGGACACCGCCGACCGGATCGAACTCCAGGCCGACGAAAATACCGATTGGACGGGATTCCAGCGCATCCGTTCGCTGTGGTTCAAGGAACTGTAA
- a CDS encoding DUF4843 domain-containing protein encodes MKNYNRYGLIPALAAAALALGACNESIRTYDGQTGIYFAMLQSGSDEENPRYTADSSLPFALLPSGTDEQTLQLRVKVIGSVADYPRAFAFRTVADRTTAQEGHDYELPEGDCVVAAGEVYGYIPIRFFRRASLDGKELTLTLELLPNEQFDLPLSAWLPVNGTETVGTDVLRHTVTVSDKYVRLDGWSDQFYGPYSDKKIKLMCSVFDLTLADFQPDALSYVERKVLGQNFRRYLDGEERAGRTVYEDYLDGEGNPVKMESGPDSAE; translated from the coding sequence ATGAAAAATTACAACCGATACGGACTGATTCCGGCGCTCGCTGCCGCGGCCCTCGCGTTGGGGGCCTGCAACGAATCCATCCGGACCTACGACGGGCAGACGGGAATCTATTTCGCCATGCTGCAATCGGGCAGCGACGAGGAGAACCCGCGCTACACCGCCGATTCGAGCCTCCCGTTCGCGCTGCTGCCCAGCGGAACCGACGAACAGACCCTGCAACTGCGGGTCAAGGTCATCGGTTCGGTGGCCGACTATCCGCGCGCCTTTGCCTTCCGCACCGTCGCCGACCGGACCACGGCGCAGGAGGGACACGACTACGAACTGCCCGAGGGCGACTGCGTCGTCGCGGCGGGCGAGGTTTACGGTTACATTCCGATCCGGTTTTTCCGCCGGGCCTCGCTCGACGGGAAGGAGCTGACGCTCACGCTCGAACTGCTTCCCAACGAGCAGTTCGACCTGCCGCTGAGCGCCTGGCTCCCGGTGAACGGGACCGAGACCGTGGGTACGGACGTGCTGCGCCACACCGTCACGGTGAGCGACAAGTACGTGCGGCTCGACGGGTGGTCGGACCAGTTCTACGGACCCTATTCGGACAAGAAGATCAAACTCATGTGCAGCGTCTTCGACCTGACGCTCGCCGATTTCCAGCCGGACGCCCTGTCGTACGTCGAACGCAAGGTGCTGGGACAGAATTTCCGCCGCTACCTCGACGGGGAGGAGCGCGCCGGGCGGACCGTCTATGAGGACTATCTCGACGGGGAGGGCAATCCCGTCAAAATGGAATCCGGACCGGATTCGGCCGAATAA
- a CDS encoding RagB/SusD family nutrient uptake outer membrane protein: MKIIKLYFLMALALLSGGCKGWLTIDSSDRIMENTLFETEEGFFTALNGVYAELPQASLYGKSLAAVTFDVQAQYFDTTQPSTHTFNTLGAYSAEARKTAVADTWDKAYFVIANVNKILEHCESDRDVLSDRAYHIIRGEMLGMRALLHFEMLRIFGPVFAEAPARVSIPYRTSSELTVTPLLPANEVAEKIAGDFTDALSELAEWDPVRTEGRLNGETTGSVRYRSRHLRLNYFAVKALQARLAIYTGDRTLAGRLAGEVIDEAGPFFPFASREDVTGQTAVGVATQNSEDRIFSSEALFSAVNSKRTSDIHDKFFSNKLEQVNLLTMGELAVHNLYDSESDLRTYQWQTLKNTEGVDQRFFVKYGQVQDMDLGYASMVPVVRMAEMYLIAAECEDSKATAYGWLNALRSARKATSLPATGTLSNDLTEEYIREFVGEGQLFWYYKRLRKTSIRKVYSNNGGYLEFDPANYLFALPEKEQEHHK, from the coding sequence ATGAAAATCATCAAACTATATTTCCTGATGGCGCTGGCGCTGTTGTCGGGCGGCTGCAAGGGCTGGCTGACGATCGACTCGTCGGACCGTATCATGGAGAACACCCTGTTCGAGACCGAGGAGGGGTTCTTCACGGCGCTCAACGGCGTTTATGCCGAGTTGCCGCAGGCGAGCTTATACGGCAAGTCGCTCGCGGCCGTCACGTTCGATGTGCAGGCCCAGTATTTCGATACCACGCAGCCTTCGACCCATACCTTCAACACGCTGGGCGCCTACTCCGCGGAGGCCCGCAAGACGGCCGTCGCCGATACGTGGGACAAAGCCTATTTCGTCATCGCCAACGTCAACAAGATTCTCGAACATTGCGAGAGCGACCGCGATGTGCTCTCCGACCGCGCCTACCACATCATCCGCGGCGAGATGCTGGGCATGCGGGCGTTGCTGCACTTCGAGATGCTGCGCATCTTCGGGCCCGTCTTCGCGGAGGCTCCCGCCCGGGTTTCGATTCCCTACCGCACGAGCAGCGAACTGACCGTCACGCCGCTGCTGCCCGCGAACGAGGTGGCCGAAAAGATCGCCGGGGACTTCACCGACGCGCTCTCCGAACTCGCTGAGTGGGACCCCGTGCGCACCGAGGGGCGGTTGAACGGCGAAACGACCGGTTCGGTGCGTTACCGGAGCCGTCACCTGCGGCTCAATTACTTTGCGGTGAAAGCGTTGCAGGCGCGGCTGGCCATCTATACCGGCGACCGGACGCTGGCAGGGCGGCTGGCCGGGGAGGTGATCGACGAGGCCGGGCCGTTCTTTCCCTTCGCGTCGCGCGAGGATGTGACCGGGCAGACCGCCGTCGGCGTGGCCACGCAGAACTCCGAAGACCGCATCTTCTCGTCGGAGGCGCTCTTCTCGGCGGTCAACTCGAAACGCACGAGCGACATCCACGACAAATTCTTTTCCAACAAACTCGAACAGGTCAACCTGCTCACGATGGGTGAACTGGCCGTGCACAACCTCTACGATTCGGAAAGCGACCTGCGCACCTACCAGTGGCAGACGCTCAAGAATACCGAGGGCGTGGACCAGCGTTTCTTCGTCAAATACGGGCAGGTGCAGGACATGGACCTGGGTTACGCCTCGATGGTCCCCGTCGTCCGGATGGCGGAGATGTACCTGATCGCCGCCGAGTGCGAGGACTCCAAGGCGACGGCCTACGGGTGGCTCAACGCGCTGCGCTCGGCCCGCAAGGCGACCTCGCTGCCCGCGACGGGAACGCTGAGCAACGATCTCACGGAGGAGTACATCCGCGAATTCGTCGGCGAGGGGCAGCTCTTCTGGTACTACAAGCGTCTGCGCAAGACCTCGATCCGGAAAGTGTACAGCAACAACGGCGGCTATTTGGAGTTCGACCCGGCGAATTACCTCTTCGCGCTGCCCGAGAAGGAACAGGAGCACCATAAATAG
- a CDS encoding SusC/RagA family TonB-linked outer membrane protein gives MKLRLLLLLLSALISPPLLVHAQSSASKPSRTITGNVKNEKGEFIVGASVYVKSTPRIGTATDAKGEFRLQGIPSGKQTIVFTFIGMVPFEVEYANQRDLEVVLKEDATQVNEVVVTGIYSRDKNSFAGSATTYTGKELRAIGTKNVFQSLKTLEPALTLVENRAFGSDPNRLPDLEIRGKTSLVGDLTTEYDNTANQPLFILDGIEVEIAQIQNLSMDRIASVTVLKDAASAAIYGSKASNGVIVVETVKPEPGQLRVSYSADLRFEFPDLSDYNLMNAEEKLRYEVLAGRYVGEDQDQLDALYNSRLAEVMRGVDTYWLSVPLRSVLNHTHSVYIDGGSEAMLYGVGLNYSNQKGIMKGSEKGITGGNINLVYRTDKLIFSNDFSFDSVKSEREPVSFSTFAQANPYYRKYSEDGEIPEFLEPYSVAQEFIYNPLYQLRRVVNTDVTKDLGLRNNFTVIWRPVTSLQVRGRLALNKSISEREAFKSPAHSDFNGSTSKGSYTTEKTDLMSYNGDVTVTYGRLFGHHQINAVGGWNFSSRTQKNTGYEIFGFTSDLHQNPSFSEGFQQGDKPSYTDRISRSTSFYLNGNYSYRNRYLFDASLRMDGSSVFGSENLFTTTWAVGVGWNIHNEAWCKAEWLDLLKLRFSIGNPGNQNFDAYTASGTYIYNSTYQNLFGTSAILEKFGNPNLKWQKTIDKNLGLDIDIFDRVKFSVDFYHKNTDPLLAQIPVPPSLGTTRIYTNFGGQISKGFSGSLNVVVMKRQYLRWSVNASFSQNNSEYRNIGDKLDFMNQKGSATTFKRYYDGASPDDIWAVRSHGIDPSSGREVFIRKDGSYTFKYDANDEVVVGSSAPALEGIIGTSIFYKGFSASVNLRYSFGADVFASALYNKVENISETALYYNLDRRALHDRWQKPGDKARFKAISIDDTTPMSSRFVLRENYIAGESISVGYETSARWLHVVGVQGASFRFYMNDIFRLASFKEERGTDYPFSKSFSLSISLRF, from the coding sequence ATGAAACTGCGACTTCTGCTGCTTCTGTTGTCTGCATTGATCTCCCCCCCCCTGCTCGTTCATGCACAGAGTAGCGCTTCCAAACCCAGCCGGACGATAACCGGCAATGTCAAAAACGAGAAAGGCGAATTCATTGTCGGTGCCTCGGTTTATGTGAAATCGACGCCCCGTATCGGCACCGCGACCGACGCCAAGGGCGAATTTCGCCTGCAAGGCATTCCGTCGGGCAAGCAGACCATCGTTTTCACCTTCATAGGCATGGTCCCCTTCGAGGTGGAGTATGCCAACCAGCGCGATCTGGAAGTCGTGCTCAAAGAGGACGCCACGCAGGTCAACGAGGTGGTGGTGACGGGTATTTACAGCCGCGACAAGAACAGCTTCGCCGGTTCGGCGACGACCTACACGGGCAAGGAGTTGCGGGCCATCGGCACGAAGAACGTCTTTCAGAGTCTCAAAACGCTCGAACCGGCCTTGACGCTCGTCGAGAACCGCGCTTTCGGTTCCGACCCCAACCGGCTGCCCGATCTGGAGATTCGCGGCAAGACCAGTCTGGTGGGCGACCTCACCACCGAATACGACAATACGGCCAATCAGCCGCTCTTCATCCTCGACGGTATCGAGGTGGAGATCGCCCAGATTCAGAACCTGAGCATGGACCGTATCGCCAGTGTCACGGTGCTCAAAGATGCCGCTTCGGCGGCCATCTATGGTTCGAAGGCTTCCAACGGTGTGATCGTCGTCGAGACGGTCAAGCCCGAGCCGGGGCAGCTGCGGGTCTCCTATTCGGCCGACCTGCGGTTCGAGTTCCCCGACCTCTCCGACTACAACCTGATGAATGCCGAAGAGAAGCTCCGCTACGAGGTGCTGGCCGGACGCTATGTCGGCGAGGATCAGGATCAGTTGGATGCGCTCTACAATTCGCGGCTGGCCGAGGTGATGCGCGGCGTGGACACCTATTGGTTGTCGGTTCCCCTGCGCTCGGTGCTGAATCACACGCACAGCGTTTATATCGACGGCGGCAGCGAGGCCATGCTCTACGGCGTGGGGTTGAATTACAGCAATCAGAAGGGCATCATGAAGGGCTCCGAAAAGGGGATTACGGGCGGTAATATCAACCTCGTCTACCGCACCGACAAGCTGATCTTTTCGAACGATTTCAGCTTCGATTCCGTGAAGAGCGAGCGCGAGCCGGTCTCCTTCTCGACTTTCGCCCAGGCCAATCCCTATTACCGCAAATACAGCGAGGACGGGGAGATTCCGGAGTTTCTGGAGCCTTATTCCGTGGCGCAGGAGTTCATCTACAACCCGCTCTACCAGCTCCGCCGCGTGGTCAACACCGACGTGACGAAGGACCTCGGACTGCGCAACAATTTCACGGTCATCTGGCGTCCCGTGACCTCGTTGCAGGTCCGCGGGCGTCTCGCCCTGAATAAGAGCATCTCCGAGCGCGAGGCGTTCAAGTCGCCCGCGCACTCCGATTTCAACGGTTCGACCTCCAAGGGCTCCTACACGACGGAAAAGACCGACCTGATGAGCTATAACGGCGATGTCACCGTCACCTACGGCCGGCTTTTCGGCCATCATCAGATCAATGCCGTCGGCGGCTGGAATTTCAGTTCGCGCACGCAGAAGAACACCGGCTACGAGATCTTCGGATTCACGAGCGACCTGCACCAGAATCCCTCGTTCTCCGAAGGTTTCCAGCAGGGCGACAAGCCGAGCTATACGGACCGGATCAGCCGCAGCACGAGCTTCTATCTCAACGGCAACTACTCCTACCGCAACCGTTATCTGTTCGACGCCAGCCTGCGTATGGACGGATCGTCGGTTTTCGGTTCGGAGAACCTCTTCACGACGACGTGGGCCGTGGGCGTGGGGTGGAACATCCACAACGAGGCGTGGTGCAAGGCCGAATGGCTCGACCTGCTGAAGCTGCGCTTCTCGATCGGTAACCCCGGAAACCAGAATTTCGACGCCTACACGGCTTCGGGAACCTACATCTACAACTCCACCTACCAGAATCTCTTCGGGACCAGCGCGATCCTCGAAAAGTTCGGCAACCCGAATCTCAAATGGCAGAAAACCATCGACAAGAACCTCGGTCTCGACATCGACATCTTCGACCGCGTGAAGTTCTCGGTGGATTTCTACCACAAGAACACCGACCCGCTGCTGGCCCAGATTCCCGTGCCCCCGTCGCTGGGCACGACGCGCATCTACACCAATTTCGGCGGTCAGATCTCGAAGGGCTTTTCGGGCAGTCTCAACGTGGTGGTCATGAAACGGCAGTACCTGCGCTGGAGCGTGAACGCCTCTTTCAGCCAGAACAACTCGGAGTACCGCAACATCGGCGACAAACTCGACTTCATGAACCAGAAGGGCAGCGCCACGACCTTCAAGCGTTATTACGACGGCGCCAGCCCCGACGACATCTGGGCCGTGCGGTCGCACGGCATCGACCCCTCCTCGGGACGCGAGGTCTTCATCCGCAAGGACGGCAGCTATACGTTCAAGTACGACGCCAACGACGAGGTGGTGGTGGGCTCCTCGGCTCCCGCTCTGGAGGGTATCATCGGAACCTCGATCTTCTACAAGGGCTTTTCGGCCAGCGTCAACCTGCGTTACAGCTTCGGGGCCGACGTATTCGCTTCGGCGCTCTACAACAAGGTGGAGAACATCTCCGAAACGGCGCTCTACTACAACCTCGACCGGCGCGCGCTGCACGACCGCTGGCAGAAACCCGGTGACAAGGCCCGTTTCAAGGCCATCAGCATCGACGACACTACGCCCATGTCCTCGCGCTTCGTGCTCCGGGAGAACTACATCGCCGGGGAGTCGATCTCCGTCGGTTACGAAACCTCGGCCCGCTGGCTGCATGTCGTCGGCGTCCAGGGCGCTTCGTTCCGCTTCTATATGAACGACATCTTCCGCCTGGCATCCTTCAAGGAGGAGCGCGGTACGGACTATCCTTTTTCGAAAAGTTTCTCGCTGTCGATCAGCCTGCGTTTCTGA